A genomic window from Cloacibacillus evryensis DSM 19522 includes:
- a CDS encoding sensor domain-containing diguanylate cyclase, which produces MKKHLLLRTNLIICTLLLSGFVIVSLIGYHSNTGAMKKSLEHVSTLTAESIYYQINSFFSRPLNVSLTMSNDSLLKLLLTREGDHLGDRKYLAQLQNYLHAYQKQYGYDSVFLISTRTHRYYHFNGLDRVLTPDNRENTWYYNFLKDKSDYYLNVDNDEAAGDEITVFVNCKIKDSDGAIMGVVGVGMRVRNLQELLRSYDRQYGLNAMLVDEEGTIQISSEETGDNRASLFDSPHYAASRGSVLGEKKKPQILWTKDGSNEIFVAARYIPELKWHLLVEKDAGQIHRRFVRQFLLGFVVTMLITGLILYIINWLIIRYNKKILELTVSQELEYQNLLREATEGLYENVFELNITKDCANGDSTRRYFESLGRDGDVSYSAALKVIAQNQIKEEFAQGYLAAFTPENVINAYQSGRSELFYDFMITDGGESWRWMRIRAKIFYWDSDKSVHMIAYRQDITAEKEREAGMLRMAQNDPLTGILNKSATKAHICKILEETDPAAAHALLMIDVDHFKQINDSYGHAVGDGVLREIAAKLRFHFREDDVCGRIGGDEFMVFLKDISGEEWLNDKLERLVTYLHNDITIDGRAYKVSSSIGAALYPEAGNDFDSLYRNADAALYLSKEHGRDRFTIYHLPREE; this is translated from the coding sequence ATGAAGAAGCATCTGCTGCTCCGCACAAACCTGATAATCTGCACCCTGTTGCTCTCCGGTTTCGTGATCGTATCGCTGATCGGCTATCACTCCAATACCGGGGCGATGAAAAAAAGCCTTGAGCATGTCTCAACTCTCACGGCGGAGAGTATCTATTACCAGATCAACTCCTTCTTTTCCAGGCCGCTGAACGTGTCGCTGACGATGTCCAACGACAGCCTGCTGAAGCTGCTCCTCACCAGGGAGGGCGACCATCTCGGCGATAGAAAATATCTCGCCCAGCTGCAAAATTACCTCCACGCCTACCAGAAACAATATGGCTATGATTCGGTCTTTTTGATTTCGACACGCACGCACCGCTACTACCACTTCAACGGCCTGGACAGGGTGCTGACGCCGGACAATCGGGAAAACACATGGTACTACAACTTCCTTAAAGATAAGTCCGATTATTACCTGAACGTGGACAACGACGAGGCGGCCGGAGACGAGATCACCGTCTTCGTAAATTGTAAGATCAAAGACAGCGACGGCGCGATCATGGGCGTCGTCGGCGTCGGCATGCGCGTGCGCAACCTGCAGGAACTGCTGCGCTCCTATGACCGGCAGTACGGCCTCAACGCCATGTTGGTCGACGAAGAGGGCACGATCCAGATATCCTCGGAAGAGACCGGCGATAACAGAGCCAGCCTCTTTGACTCGCCTCATTACGCCGCCTCCCGCGGCAGCGTTCTCGGAGAAAAAAAGAAACCGCAGATATTATGGACCAAAGACGGCAGTAACGAGATCTTTGTGGCGGCTCGCTATATACCGGAACTGAAATGGCATCTGCTGGTCGAGAAGGACGCGGGGCAGATACACCGGCGGTTCGTGCGGCAGTTCCTGCTCGGGTTTGTCGTGACCATGCTGATCACAGGGCTGATACTATACATCATCAACTGGCTCATTATCCGTTATAACAAAAAGATACTTGAGCTGACCGTCTCACAGGAGCTTGAATATCAAAACCTGCTGCGCGAGGCCACAGAGGGTCTGTATGAAAATGTCTTCGAGCTGAATATCACCAAAGACTGCGCCAACGGCGACAGCACCAGACGTTATTTTGAAAGCCTGGGGAGGGACGGAGATGTTTCCTACAGCGCGGCGCTCAAGGTAATCGCGCAAAACCAGATCAAAGAAGAGTTCGCGCAGGGTTATCTCGCCGCTTTCACGCCGGAAAATGTGATAAACGCCTATCAAAGCGGGCGTTCGGAACTCTTCTATGATTTTATGATCACCGATGGCGGGGAGAGCTGGCGCTGGATGCGCATCAGGGCGAAGATTTTCTACTGGGACTCCGACAAGTCCGTGCACATGATCGCCTACCGTCAGGATATCACCGCGGAAAAGGAGCGCGAGGCGGGAATGCTGAGAATGGCGCAGAACGACCCGCTTACGGGGATACTCAACAAATCCGCCACAAAGGCGCACATCTGTAAGATACTGGAAGAGACGGACCCTGCCGCCGCCCATGCGCTGCTGATGATCGATGTCGACCATTTCAAGCAGATCAACGACAGCTACGGGCACGCCGTCGGCGACGGCGTATTGCGGGAGATCGCCGCGAAGCTGAGATTTCATTTCCGCGAGGATGACGTATGCGGCAGAATAGGCGGCGACGAATTCATGGTGTTCCTGAAAGATATCTCCGGTGAAGAATGGCTGAATGACAAACTGGAACGCCTCGTGACATACCTGCACAACGACATAACTATTGACGGCCGCGCTTACAAGGTCTCGTCCAGCATCGGCGCCGCCCTCTATCCCGAAGCCGGAAACGATTTCGACTCGCTCTACCGCAACGCGGACGCCGCCCTCTACCTGAGCAAGGAACACGGGAGAGACCGCTTCACGATCTACCATCTCCCGCGGGAGGAATAA
- a CDS encoding BRO-N domain-containing protein, with protein sequence MEEQRDNIRLFEDKRIRTAWDAEMEEWYFSIVDIIAALTENPNPNTYWRVMKKRLKDEGNETVTNCNALKMTAADGKKRLTDVADTEQLLRIIQSIPSPKAEPFKMWLAQVGRERIEETIDPEQTIAVPLKPM encoded by the coding sequence ATGGAAGAACAGAGAGACAATATCCGGCTCTTTGAGGATAAACGCATTCGCACCGCGTGGGACGCGGAAATGGAAGAATGGTATTTTTCAATTGTGGATATAATTGCAGCTTTGACAGAAAACCCTAATCCTAACACATATTGGCGCGTAATGAAGAAGCGCCTGAAAGATGAGGGCAATGAAACCGTTACAAACTGTAACGCTTTGAAAATGACGGCCGCCGACGGCAAGAAACGCTTGACCGACGTCGCAGATACGGAGCAGCTCTTGCGTATCATTCAATCCATCCCCTCTCCCAAAGCTGAGCCGTTCAAGATGTGGCTGGCACAGGTCGGCAGAGAGCGCATTGAGGAAACAATAGATCCCGAACAGACCATTGCCGTGCCCTTGAAACCTATGTAA
- the hisD gene encoding histidinol dehydrogenase: MRYYKETKATNFSQDSRVFTAVKEIVEHVRAEGDAAVSDYNVKFGGQAASSFLVPQSELDRAYDETSPELRAAIERAAANIRKFAELQRDSLWPLGEVEVEEGVFLGHSVIPVDSCCCYVPGGNHPLFSTALMLVIPAKTAGVPRVCAAVPPMRGSALPHPATLAALKAAGADEVYAVGGAQAIAAFAYGTQTIAPVAMIVGPGNKYVTEAKRQVYGKVGIDFIAGPSEVLVIADENASPAVVAADILAQSEHDYDAAGILVTTSEKFARETAAEVLRQLAELDTAEIAAKSWDDNGRIIIADSLTEAAEIANMIAPEHLEINVKEPFALMGSLRNYGSLFIGEGSAEVFGDYVAGTNHTLPTMGAARYTGGLSVMNFLKVCTFQHITPQGAAKLAPAAETMATAEGLTAHAKAAAARMKRR, from the coding sequence ATGAGATACTATAAAGAAACCAAAGCAACAAATTTCTCGCAGGACTCGCGCGTATTCACGGCGGTGAAAGAGATCGTCGAACACGTGCGCGCCGAAGGCGACGCGGCGGTATCCGACTACAACGTAAAATTCGGCGGGCAGGCGGCCTCCTCCTTCCTTGTGCCGCAGAGCGAGCTCGACCGCGCCTATGACGAAACATCGCCGGAACTGCGCGCCGCGATCGAGCGCGCGGCGGCAAACATCAGGAAATTCGCGGAACTGCAGAGGGATTCCCTCTGGCCGCTCGGCGAAGTCGAAGTAGAAGAGGGCGTCTTTCTCGGCCATTCGGTGATACCGGTCGATTCCTGCTGCTGCTACGTTCCCGGCGGCAATCACCCGCTCTTTTCCACGGCGCTTATGCTCGTGATACCGGCGAAGACGGCGGGAGTGCCGCGCGTCTGCGCCGCCGTACCGCCGATGCGCGGCAGCGCGCTGCCCCATCCCGCGACGCTCGCGGCGCTGAAGGCGGCGGGCGCGGACGAGGTCTACGCCGTCGGCGGCGCGCAGGCGATCGCCGCCTTCGCCTACGGCACCCAAACGATCGCTCCCGTGGCTATGATCGTCGGCCCCGGCAACAAATATGTTACGGAGGCCAAACGCCAGGTCTACGGCAAGGTCGGAATAGATTTCATCGCCGGTCCGAGCGAAGTGCTTGTCATCGCCGACGAAAACGCCTCGCCCGCCGTCGTCGCGGCCGACATCCTCGCGCAGTCAGAGCACGACTATGACGCGGCGGGAATCCTCGTCACCACCTCGGAAAAATTCGCGCGCGAAACGGCAGCCGAAGTGCTCCGCCAGCTTGCGGAACTCGACACAGCGGAGATCGCCGCGAAGTCATGGGATGACAACGGCAGAATAATAATCGCCGATTCACTCACAGAGGCGGCGGAGATAGCCAACATGATCGCCCCAGAACACCTCGAGATAAACGTGAAAGAACCTTTCGCGCTGATGGGCTCGCTGCGCAATTACGGCTCGCTCTTCATCGGCGAGGGCTCAGCGGAAGTCTTCGGCGACTATGTGGCGGGCACGAATCACACCCTGCCGACGATGGGCGCGGCACGCTACACCGGCGGACTCTCGGTGATGAACTTCCTCAAAGTCTGCACCTTCCAACACATCACCCCGCAGGGCGCGGCCAAACTGGCCCCCGCCGCCGAGACGATGGCCACAGCCGAAGGCCTCACCGCCCACGCCAAAGCCGCCGCGGCGAGGATGAAGAGAAGATAA
- a CDS encoding ATP-binding protein: MFVGRQKELGTLENLYKNENFQMAVVYGRRRIGKTTLLNRFVEGKPAVFFTAQEANDSLNLAGFSKAVYSFFKIPLTAGGFESWEDAFCFLAENAEKKRFILVFDEFPYAAGANKSLPSILQNAIDRYLKNSKIFILLCGSQISWMETEVLGAKSPLFGRRTAQIKLEGFDYLDAACFMDGFSNEDKIKLYGCLGGTPHYLAQIDRAQSFEDNIKRLFLDTTSYMYAEPMMLLRQELREPALYNSLMSAIASGASKLNEISTKIGESSAKTIKYIHTLSSMNLLRKEVPFGEDGERSKRGVYAITDNAFLFWYRFVFPNRPIIERGFTAEIAPRILASIPEHIGKPCFEEVCMQYLIRAALAGSLPFTPLTFGRWWGNDPVKKCQTDIDVVAADDFNKKLIVGEAKWRENENISASDAACWMRREYLFPGYLERYYYLFSKKEFSPALFSLAKENARLKLVTLDMMFPGN; the protein is encoded by the coding sequence ATGTTTGTTGGACGCCAAAAAGAGCTGGGAACGCTTGAAAATTTATATAAAAATGAAAACTTTCAGATGGCGGTGGTCTATGGTAGGAGGCGGATTGGCAAGACGACATTGCTTAACCGCTTTGTTGAAGGGAAACCCGCTGTTTTTTTTACGGCGCAGGAAGCAAATGACAGCCTTAACCTTGCTGGGTTTTCAAAGGCGGTCTATTCATTTTTCAAAATTCCGCTTACCGCCGGGGGTTTTGAAAGTTGGGAGGATGCCTTTTGTTTCCTTGCTGAAAATGCGGAGAAAAAACGCTTTATATTGGTCTTTGACGAATTTCCGTATGCGGCGGGGGCCAACAAATCGCTTCCTTCGATATTGCAGAACGCCATTGACAGGTATCTAAAGAATTCAAAGATTTTTATCCTGCTTTGCGGAAGTCAAATCAGCTGGATGGAGACGGAAGTTCTTGGGGCGAAAAGTCCGCTTTTCGGCAGAAGGACGGCGCAGATAAAGCTGGAGGGTTTTGATTATCTTGACGCGGCCTGTTTTATGGATGGCTTTTCCAACGAAGACAAGATAAAGTTATATGGATGTCTCGGCGGAACGCCTCATTATCTGGCTCAGATCGACAGGGCTCAATCCTTTGAAGATAATATCAAAAGACTATTTCTTGACACGACCTCATATATGTATGCCGAACCTATGATGTTGCTGCGTCAGGAACTGCGGGAGCCCGCTCTTTATAACTCTCTGATGAGTGCCATTGCCTCGGGAGCTTCGAAGCTTAATGAAATTTCCACAAAAATCGGGGAAAGCTCGGCTAAGACGATAAAGTATATTCATACCCTTTCGTCTATGAATCTGCTTCGCAAAGAAGTTCCATTCGGCGAGGACGGAGAGAGAAGCAAACGCGGCGTTTATGCGATAACGGACAACGCCTTTCTTTTCTGGTACAGGTTTGTATTTCCAAATCGCCCGATAATAGAAAGGGGCTTCACGGCGGAGATCGCACCGCGAATTTTAGCCTCTATCCCCGAGCATATCGGCAAGCCCTGCTTTGAGGAGGTCTGCATGCAGTATTTGATTCGTGCCGCTCTTGCGGGCAGCCTTCCCTTCACGCCTTTGACCTTTGGCCGTTGGTGGGGAAATGATCCTGTAAAAAAATGTCAAACGGATATAGATGTCGTCGCGGCGGATGATTTCAATAAAAAGCTCATCGTCGGTGAGGCGAAATGGCGCGAAAATGAGAATATTTCGGCCTCCGACGCGGCATGTTGGATGAGGAGGGAATATCTTTTCCCCGGCTATTTGGAACGCTATTATTATCTTTTTTCTAAAAAGGAGTTCTCGCCCGCCCTTTTCAGTCTGGCGAAGGAAAACGCCAGACTGAAATTGGTCACGCTTGATATGATGTTCCCCGGCAACTAA
- a CDS encoding LysR family transcriptional regulator, translated as MEIHQLKYALAVAKNRSFVRAAYELCITPPALSQQVKKLEKELGVTIFERTTRSINLTPAGKEFIHYAQDTIASIYKINASMNKYVGAESGVISLGIFPAIGPFGLIGVIGAFQKTYPDITLDLHEAECIDLQDMLERGIIDAAFSTYTAAANENKHDMQIEELPLVHDELVLVTSSNHPFASRKIIDLIEAKDEDFIMQDPSSGAYVDMMTACKTVGFEPKVKFHAMSNLTRFGLVAEGLGISSASYTVAVSYLIHDITCVRFRPHIPRTLNLVLPLKDKLSPALENFKSFCIQWAEARKTMLL; from the coding sequence TTGGAAATACATCAGCTGAAATACGCGCTTGCCGTAGCGAAGAACCGGAGTTTTGTCCGTGCGGCCTATGAATTGTGTATTACGCCCCCCGCCCTGTCGCAACAGGTGAAAAAACTCGAAAAAGAATTAGGCGTAACTATTTTCGAACGCACAACTCGCAGCATCAACCTGACTCCTGCGGGCAAAGAATTTATCCATTATGCACAGGATACGATAGCCTCTATTTATAAAATAAACGCCTCTATGAACAAATACGTTGGAGCAGAATCCGGCGTCATCTCCCTGGGTATATTTCCGGCAATAGGTCCTTTTGGACTAATAGGCGTTATCGGAGCCTTCCAAAAAACATACCCGGATATAACGCTGGATTTACATGAAGCGGAATGTATTGACCTGCAAGATATGCTGGAACGTGGAATTATTGACGCGGCTTTCAGTACATATACCGCTGCCGCTAACGAGAACAAACATGACATGCAAATCGAGGAACTCCCGCTAGTTCACGACGAGTTGGTTCTAGTAACAAGTTCTAATCATCCGTTTGCATCTCGCAAAATCATAGATTTGATTGAAGCAAAAGATGAAGATTTCATAATGCAGGACCCGTCATCGGGAGCTTACGTAGACATGATGACTGCATGTAAGACCGTAGGATTTGAACCAAAAGTCAAATTTCACGCAATGTCAAATTTAACACGCTTTGGCCTTGTCGCCGAGGGGCTGGGAATTTCTTCTGCCTCTTACACGGTTGCTGTTAGCTACTTAATCCATGACATAACCTGTGTAAGGTTTAGGCCACACATTCCTAGAACATTAAATTTGGTTCTTCCGCTAAAGGATAAATTGTCACCAGCGCTCGAAAATTTCAAGTCTTTTTGTATCCAGTGGGCGGAAGCGCGTAAAACTATGCTTCTGTAG
- a CDS encoding TRAP transporter large permease produces MIYLVISFVALFLLTVPIAVSIGLSSLTMIVQMGMPAALVGQRLFASLDSFPLLAIPFFILAGAIMEQGGISTRMINFANTCVGDTKGGLAIVTIIASMFFAAVSGSGAATAAAIGSIMIPAMVKKSYDVRFASATTATAAQIGVIIPPSIPMVLYCVGTNNSISKLFIAGVVPGIFIGLSLILYAVYVSKKEGYAGDRRYSLREKLEAFRSAVWALLMPVIILGGIYCGIFTPTEAAAVASAYAVVVGLFIYRDINFKDLLSIFYKASITIAVVMIILSTAGLFAYVLTMNRIPQLVADFFLSLGGNKYVFLLLINILLFFCGMFFDGGPVMIILAPILAPVAVSLGVDPIHFGIIMVCNSALGQITPPFGVNLFVVSQVAKIKMENMIGNLIPYILIVVADVMAITYIPVISMALPKFLGM; encoded by the coding sequence ATGATATACCTTGTAATTTCTTTTGTGGCACTCTTTCTGCTGACGGTCCCTATCGCCGTTTCTATAGGCCTATCCTCTCTGACGATGATCGTACAGATGGGAATGCCGGCGGCCCTTGTCGGGCAAAGGTTATTTGCTTCGCTCGATTCCTTTCCGCTGCTTGCGATACCGTTCTTTATACTTGCCGGGGCTATCATGGAGCAGGGCGGTATATCAACGCGCATGATAAACTTTGCAAATACCTGTGTTGGTGATACAAAGGGCGGGCTTGCCATCGTTACCATAATAGCCTCCATGTTCTTTGCGGCGGTCTCAGGATCCGGAGCGGCTACTGCCGCCGCCATAGGTTCCATAATGATTCCAGCCATGGTCAAGAAAAGTTACGATGTGCGTTTTGCCTCCGCAACAACCGCGACTGCGGCACAAATAGGAGTCATAATACCGCCGAGCATTCCGATGGTCCTTTATTGTGTGGGTACCAATAATTCGATAAGCAAGCTCTTTATAGCGGGAGTTGTGCCGGGAATATTTATCGGATTGAGCCTAATACTGTATGCCGTCTATGTCTCAAAAAAAGAGGGGTATGCCGGAGACCGGCGCTACAGTTTACGTGAAAAGTTGGAGGCGTTCCGCAGCGCTGTATGGGCTCTTTTGATGCCGGTGATAATACTCGGCGGAATCTATTGCGGGATATTTACTCCGACGGAAGCGGCAGCCGTTGCGTCAGCTTACGCGGTGGTTGTGGGGTTGTTTATTTACCGGGATATCAACTTCAAAGATTTACTGTCGATATTTTATAAAGCCAGCATAACAATTGCCGTCGTAATGATAATACTCTCAACAGCGGGGCTCTTTGCATATGTTCTTACCATGAATCGTATTCCCCAGCTGGTGGCAGATTTCTTCCTCAGCCTGGGAGGCAATAAATATGTGTTTTTGTTGCTGATCAACATTCTGTTGTTCTTCTGTGGAATGTTCTTCGACGGAGGTCCCGTTATGATAATACTTGCCCCCATACTTGCCCCTGTGGCGGTGTCTTTGGGAGTGGATCCTATCCATTTCGGCATCATCATGGTCTGCAACAGCGCGCTGGGACAGATAACTCCTCCGTTTGGGGTGAATTTGTTTGTGGTCTCTCAGGTGGCAAAAATAAAAATGGAGAACATGATAGGCAATCTCATACCATATATACTGATTGTAGTAGCTGATGTTATGGCAATAACTTATATACCGGTTATAAGTATGGCATTGCCTAAATTTCTTGGAATGTAA
- a CDS encoding TRAP transporter small permease, whose product MRFFLGSMNCINKIVKFLTIIMLFIALIVIVLQVTCRFLHIPLGWTEELARYLIVYVVYFAASLAAREGLLTRLEIAVAVLSSKGYSRHMLNLLFNGIAGIFSIFFYVVVIFCTTYTLRITRGQVSAALEIPMYIPYLGIYAGSFLLTLNTIASFIAPEESSVEGSLSE is encoded by the coding sequence ATGAGATTTTTCTTAGGAAGCATGAACTGTATAAATAAAATTGTTAAATTTCTAACAATAATCATGCTTTTCATCGCGTTGATAGTCATTGTTCTCCAGGTGACCTGCCGTTTTCTTCATATCCCATTGGGCTGGACGGAAGAGTTAGCACGATATCTTATAGTTTATGTCGTGTATTTTGCGGCAAGCCTGGCTGCCAGAGAGGGACTACTGACGCGGCTCGAAATAGCGGTGGCGGTGTTATCATCTAAAGGATATTCTAGGCATATGCTTAACCTATTATTTAATGGGATTGCCGGAATATTTTCTATTTTTTTCTATGTAGTAGTTATATTCTGCACCACATATACTTTAAGAATAACCAGGGGCCAGGTCTCCGCGGCACTGGAGATTCCAATGTATATACCCTATCTTGGAATCTATGCGGGGAGTTTTTTGTTGACGCTGAATACGATCGCTTCGTTCATAGCTCCGGAAGAATCTTCTGTGGAAGGGAGTCTAAGTGAATGA
- a CDS encoding TRAP transporter substrate-binding protein has product MNKLFCRFVVFSLAVFFALTSSSQAYAAKPIVCKMALTVGKEHAYAIAYQRMADLIEKRTNGAIKVEMFYDGQLGSDREVFEALQSGGVQGTMVSTGTLSPFAKKLMVFDLPFLFPNRDVAFKVQESKVGEELLHAIDGSGVTALCFWESGYYWLTNNKINIATVEQLKNIKVRSLEATTHQDTWKALGMLPTVMPFGELFTALQQGVVDAQANTIPNIVTTKVYEIQKNIAEFPIFYHTMMVLFSDNFLNKLTPEQKKIVKDTALEVRDWHKQNNGKIIKENIAMLKKKGNTFTKFSQAELDKAKKICAPVYDKTAKDVGGDLVKRLTAEVAKVSKSK; this is encoded by the coding sequence ATGAATAAGTTATTTTGCAGGTTTGTGGTATTTTCTCTGGCGGTTTTCTTCGCGCTCACCTCTTCTTCTCAGGCGTATGCGGCAAAGCCGATCGTGTGTAAGATGGCATTAACTGTCGGTAAGGAACATGCCTATGCAATAGCTTACCAGCGTATGGCGGATCTCATTGAAAAACGTACTAACGGGGCCATAAAGGTTGAAATGTTCTATGACGGCCAGCTTGGTTCAGACAGAGAGGTATTTGAGGCGCTGCAGTCTGGCGGGGTACAGGGAACGATGGTTTCAACGGGGACGCTCTCTCCTTTTGCTAAGAAGTTGATGGTTTTTGACCTTCCCTTCCTATTCCCCAATCGTGACGTCGCCTTTAAGGTGCAGGAAAGCAAGGTCGGAGAAGAACTTCTCCATGCCATAGACGGTTCAGGTGTGACGGCTCTCTGCTTTTGGGAAAGCGGCTATTACTGGCTGACAAACAATAAAATCAATATTGCCACGGTAGAACAGCTGAAGAATATCAAAGTTCGCTCCCTTGAGGCGACTACCCATCAGGATACATGGAAAGCCCTTGGAATGTTGCCGACAGTTATGCCTTTCGGTGAACTTTTCACGGCCTTACAGCAAGGGGTCGTTGACGCCCAAGCCAATACTATTCCAAATATTGTTACGACAAAAGTCTATGAAATACAAAAAAATATAGCTGAATTCCCGATCTTCTATCACACAATGATGGTCCTTTTCAGTGATAATTTTCTTAACAAGCTGACTCCTGAGCAGAAAAAAATCGTAAAGGATACGGCACTTGAAGTCAGGGATTGGCATAAGCAGAATAACGGAAAAATCATAAAAGAAAACATAGCCATGCTTAAGAAGAAGGGCAACACCTTCACGAAATTCTCTCAGGCTGAACTCGATAAGGCTAAGAAGATATGCGCTCCAGTATATGATAAGACGGCGAAAGATGTCGGCGGCGATCTTGTAAAACGACTGACGGCCGAAGTGGCTAAGGTTTCTAAGAGCAAATAG
- a CDS encoding MaoC family dehydratase — protein sequence MDNLQLPFNIGDTCSFSKTLTETDVYLFAGVTGDFSKMHTNEAFMRKTRYKTRMVHGVLTFAIGVTASTLIQEQASSPMPSVSYGFDKLRFIRPVFFGETVTAVYTIDELDNDNLKSFAKLEVFNEKGEVCVAARHILKFFPMEE from the coding sequence ATGGATAACCTTCAACTGCCTTTCAATATCGGAGATACCTGCTCTTTCAGTAAAACATTGACAGAGACCGATGTGTATCTTTTTGCCGGAGTTACGGGTGATTTCAGTAAAATGCACACGAACGAGGCATTCATGCGCAAAACCAGATATAAAACGAGAATGGTACACGGAGTGCTTACCTTCGCCATCGGGGTGACTGCGTCTACTTTGATTCAGGAGCAGGCCAGCTCTCCGATGCCCAGCGTCTCTTATGGCTTTGATAAGCTTAGGTTCATACGCCCGGTGTTTTTTGGAGAGACCGTGACCGCTGTGTATACGATAGACGAGTTGGATAATGATAACCTTAAATCCTTTGCGAAACTTGAAGTTTTTAATGAAAAGGGGGAGGTTTGTGTGGCGGCACGCCACATATTGAAATTTTTCCCCATGGAAGAGTAA
- a CDS encoding nitronate monooxygenase, translated as MRTKLTRLLGIEYPILMGAMAWITTAKLVAAVSNGGGAGVLGSGGRDDSWVRDQIRETKELTDKPFGINVSLETTPLRDKIVDAIIDEGISFVTLGAGDPRPFIPKFKTAGIKVVCIIPNTKLAKRIEAAGADMIVIEGMESGGRIGNLTTMALMTNVLPEVGLPVVVAGGIADGRGLAAALIMGACGVQIGSRFLLSEECESHHSNAQAIINATDTDSITTGWSRGMGMRGLRSAFSDKYLEMEVSGAPLARLNEFATGCSRKVAEEGVGPDGMNGIVQCGEGLVPLRRIQPAAEIIREVIEEAESLLKTAPELVK; from the coding sequence ATGAGAACAAAACTTACGCGGCTTCTCGGGATCGAATATCCGATATTAATGGGAGCGATGGCGTGGATAACGACAGCAAAACTTGTTGCAGCCGTTTCTAACGGCGGAGGGGCTGGCGTGTTAGGATCAGGCGGGCGCGATGACAGCTGGGTACGCGATCAGATACGGGAAACTAAGGAGCTTACAGATAAGCCATTCGGCATAAACGTTTCATTAGAGACGACGCCTCTGCGCGATAAAATAGTTGACGCGATAATAGATGAAGGAATCAGTTTTGTTACCCTTGGCGCCGGCGATCCGCGTCCATTTATTCCCAAGTTTAAGACGGCAGGTATAAAAGTGGTATGTATAATACCAAATACGAAGCTCGCAAAACGTATTGAAGCGGCAGGGGCAGATATGATCGTGATTGAAGGGATGGAGTCCGGCGGGCGCATCGGCAACCTGACGACGATGGCGCTCATGACCAACGTGCTTCCAGAAGTAGGGCTTCCAGTTGTTGTCGCTGGAGGAATAGCGGACGGGCGTGGTTTAGCCGCTGCTTTGATAATGGGAGCTTGCGGCGTACAGATAGGAAGCCGCTTCCTGCTCTCGGAAGAATGTGAAAGCCACCATTCCAATGCTCAGGCAATAATTAATGCGACGGATACAGATTCCATAACGACGGGATGGTCACGCGGCATGGGAATGAGGGGACTGCGTTCTGCATTTTCTGATAAGTATCTTGAGATGGAGGTCTCCGGAGCGCCGCTTGCGAGATTAAATGAATTTGCCACTGGGTGCAGCCGTAAGGTTGCCGAGGAGGGAGTCGGCCCTGATGGCATGAACGGTATTGTGCAGTGCGGCGAAGGGCTTGTGCCTCTTCGCAGGATACAGCCGGCGGCAGAAATAATCCGCGAAGTTATTGAAGAAGCTGAATCGCTTCTAAAAACGGCTCCGGAGCTGGTGAAGTAG